From a region of the Mytilus galloprovincialis chromosome 3, xbMytGall1.hap1.1, whole genome shotgun sequence genome:
- the LOC143069011 gene encoding signal recognition particle 9 kDa protein-like, whose amino-acid sequence MTYITSWDDFSKAAERLYLKDPSKCRFVTKYRHSDGKLNVKITDDSVCIQYRTEHAQDVKRLEKLTNQLMRHMASKEK is encoded by the exons ATGACGTACATAACATCATGGGATGACTTTTCGAAAGCTGCAGAACGGTTATATCTGAAAGATCCTTCAAAG TGTAGATTTGTTACCAAATACAGACACTCAGATGGAAAATTAAATGTAAAGATCACAGATGACTCAGTG tgtATACAGTACAGAACAGAGCATGCCCAAGATGTTAAGAGACTTGAAAAATTGACAAATCAGTTAATGAGGCACATGGCTTCAAAGGAAAAGTAG